The Mytilus edulis unplaced genomic scaffold, xbMytEdul2.2 SCAFFOLD_1277, whole genome shotgun sequence genome has a window encoding:
- the LOC139509343 gene encoding uncharacterized protein has protein sequence MCSSSDVISIAEASENAKQSIALSDLEETISRTLVNVKHCINDQETALKDMEKDERTIKKTIADTRINLQNYLDELEKKLLLNLKSTHLSCKTKNIEILHQLKQKENGLIKLREQTLHMKCFASDIEVFLGTCQLNKTIIDNFRSLREEIRECTNNRMELEIHHVISSLMKEVRQFGEIKVIKTNASLQLKDAKIDQAQIQIHRSLQNVGNISLQRKQKIDIEGSEKPFAGCIILPDDRIIIADYFGSGNLMEYGKDGKHIRDISVSTGPYGLTVIDTDRIAVTYGSKNYLEIINYMGDIERTKVQCSTACWGISYQDQKLYVVVNPQGIVVMDLTGKTLNTIDINVLYNIVYYMTTTVDKIYYTNGRNNTVHCCSMTGQEIWVFKDQSISQPRGISVDNNQNVFVIGRSSNNLTVIKHDGKDSKVLLTDRDGLNNPMAVYYNKGKNIVCLGLKETSIALYQVS, from the coding sequence ATGTGTTCATCTTCTGATGTTATCTCGATTGCAGAAGCGTCTGAAAATGCTAAACAATCAATTGCACTCTCAGACTTAGAAGAAACTATCTCAAGAACTTTGGTCAACGTGAAGCATTGTATAAACGATCAAGAAACAGCCTTGAAAGATATGGAAAAGGACgaaagaacaattaaaaaaacaattgcagACACTCGAATTAATCTGCAAAACTACCTGGATGAGCTCGAAAAAAAACTGCTCCTCAACTTAAAATCTACACATTTGAGTTGTAAaaccaaaaatattgaaattcttCATCAattgaaacaaaaagaaaacgGGTTGATAAAACTTAGAGAACAGACACTTCATATGAAATGTTTTGCATCTGACATAGAAGTGTTTCTAGGAACATGTCAATTGAACAAAACAATCATTGATAATTTTCGATCGCTTAGAGAAGAGATAAGAGAGTGTACGAATAACAGAATGGAACTAGAGATACATCACGTTATCAGTTCCTTGATGAAGGAGGTCAGACAGTTTGGAGAaattaaagttattaaaactAATGCTAGCCTACAATTAAAAGATGCAAAGATTGACCAAGCTCAGATACAAATACATAGATCACTACAAAATGTTGGTAATATAAGTCTGCAGCGTAAACAGAAAATCGATATCGAAGGATCAGAAAAACCATTCGCTGGTTGTATCATATTGCCTGACGACAGAATCATAATTGCAGATTATTTTGGGAGTGGTAACTTAATGGAATATGGTAAAGATGGAAAACATATTCGTGACATTTCCGTCTCTACTGGACCGTACGGTCTTACAGTAATAGATACTGACCGTATTGCTGTTACATATGGCAGTAAAAATTATCTGGAGATCATAAACTATATGGGTGACATTGAAAGGACAAAAGTACAATGTAGTACCGCTTGCTGGGGAATATCTTACCAGGATCAGAAACTGTATGTTGTTGTTAACCCACAGGGCATAGTGGTGATGGACTTGACTGggaaaacattaaatacaattgaTATTAATGTTTTATACAACATTGTGTATTATATGACAACGACCGTTGATAAGATATACTATACAAACGGAAGAAATAATACAGTACACTGCTGTAGTATGACAGGACAAGAAATCTGGGTCTTCAAGGATCAGTCTATTTCCCAACCGAGAGGTATATCAGTGGACAATAACCAGAATGTATTTGTTATTGGAAGATCGTCTAATAACCTCACAGTCATTAAACATGACGGGAAAGACAGTAAGGTCTTACTAACTGATCGCGATGGACTCAATAATCCAATGGCAGTGTATTACAACAAAGGAAAGAACATCGTTTGCTTAGGGCTTAAAGAAACAAGCATAGCGTTATATCAAGTGTCGTAA